In the Colletotrichum lupini chromosome 1, complete sequence genome, one interval contains:
- a CDS encoding ubiquinol-cytochrome C reductase hinge protein gives MGFWDTITDLAEAAMPWATVEAEAPAAEEKEEETAEEESKEEPEAEEEEAEEEEEEEEEEEEEEETVDPKEQLEKDCEESKACAPAKHHYDECVERVTAAADSEEGAKEDCVEEFFHLAHCATQCAAPKLWAKLK, from the exons ATGGGTTTCTGGGATACCATCACGGACCTCGCTGAGGCCGCCATGCCGTGGGCCACCGTCGAGGCCGAGGCCCCTGCCGCCGAGGAGAAG GAGGAGGAGACCGCTGAGGAGGAGTCCAAGGAGGAGCccgaggccgaggaggaggaggcagaggaagaggaggaggaagaagaggaagaggaggaggaggaggagaccgTCGACCCCAAGGAGCAGCTCGAGAAAG ACTGCGAGGAGTCCAAGGCTTGCGCACCGGCCAAGCACCACTACGACGAGTGCGTTGAGCGCGTCACGGCGGCTGCCGACAGCGAGGAGGGTGCCAAGGAGGACTGCGTTGAGGAGT TCTTCCACCTTGCTCACTGCGCCACCCAGTGCGCCGCCCCCAAGCTCTGGGCTAAGCTCAAGTAA